A stretch of Lathyrus oleraceus cultivar Zhongwan6 chromosome 6, CAAS_Psat_ZW6_1.0, whole genome shotgun sequence DNA encodes these proteins:
- the LOC127098516 gene encoding uncharacterized protein C24B11.05 — MAFRNKPSSPFDCIIFDLDDTLYPSTTGIGASVKKNIDLFLIEKCGFSQSKASTLRVELFKSHGSTLAGLRALGYDITAEDYHSFVHGRLPYELIKPDIQLRNLLRSIKQRKIIFTNSDRIHALKALDRLGVKDCFEQIICFETLNPNLPNSIRPDEFPVVLKPSLDAFKIAIQAANVDPRRTLFLDDSVRNIAAGKEMGLHTVLVGEGVKSKVGDYVVECVNRVALAEVVPGIWGNRVDDGDRKISRTNSELDALLSAYTAVGA; from the exons ATGGCTTTCCGTAACAAACCTTCTTCTCCCTTCGACTGCATCATCTTCG ATTTGGATGATACCTTGTACCCATCCACCACCGGAATCGGAGCTTCCGTTAAGAAAAACATCGATCTCTTCCTAATTGAAAAATGCGGTTTCTCACAATCCAAAGCCTCCACCCTCCGAGTCGAACTTTTTAAATCCCACGGTAGCACTCTCGCCGGTTTACGA GCACTAGGCTATGATATCACCGCAGAAGATTACCACAG TTTCGTGCACGGAAGACTACCTTACGAATTAATCAAACCTGACATTCAGTTACGAAACCTCTTGCGTTCAATCAAACAAAGGAAAATT ATTTTTACGAATTCGGATAGGATACATGCGTTGAAAGCGTTGGATCGGCTTGGTGTAAAGGACTGTTTCGAACAGATTATATGCTTCGAGACTTTAAACCCGAATCTACCGAACTCGATCCGACCCGATGAGTTTCCTGTCGTTTTGAAACCTTCGCTGGATGCTTTTAAAATCGCGATTCAAGCTGCTAACGTGGATCCTCGCCGTACC TTGTTTCTGGATGACAGCGTAAGAAACATCGCTGCGGGTAAAGAAATGGGTCTCCATACTGTTTTG GTTGGGGAGGGGGTGAAAAGCAAAGTTGGGGATTATGTAGTGGAATGTGTGAATAGAGTTGCACTTGCGGAAGTGGTTCCTGGAATATGGGGGAACAGAGTGGACGACGGTGATAGAAAGATTTCACGCACAAACAGCGAATTGGATGCTTTGTTAAGCGCATATACTGCTGTTGGAGCTTGA